The window AACTGGAAAACAGTGGCTTGGTGGTGAGTCTTGGATCACACAAGCAGACCTGGCTTCTGTTGAGAGAAAGAGTATTTTACAGGGGGCAATGGGCTTTGCCCTTCCTGAGGCATCAATACCAGGTCTTGGTGAATTCTTACTCAGCTTGAAACCTTCGGATGAACCACGGAGTGCTATAATCAAAGCTTTCTGGGAGAAGTTCTTTGATTGCAGCTTCTCTCCATCAAATACCACTACTATGTGCACTGGCACAGAGGATCTCAGGACAATCTCCAGTGACTACACAGATGTGACACATTTCAGGGCTGAGAATAATGTGTACAAAGCTGTGTACTTGGTAGCCTATGCCCTTCATGCACTATTGCAATGTAAAAATGGTTCAAATCCCACCACGGGAAAGCCCTGTGTGAACAAGAATCAAGTGCAGCCTAAGCTGGTAAGGTTTTTCAGGCATAGTATAGGCTACTTTGTAATTATTTAATGATGTTGTGTGGctaatgcaaaaacaaaatgtttagttttcatTTAGGGCAGCATTTGAATACTAAATATATAGTCCCTATTTTGCTTGCAAGTTTTATGTTTGCTAAAACTGACAAATTCTTCTTCCTTTGTAGGTGCTGGAACACATTAACTATGTGAACTTCACGACACAGAATGGAGCAAAGGTTTTCTTTGATGAAAATGGAGACTCAGTTGCCCAGTATGACTTAGTTAACTGGCAGATGAAAGACGATGGCTCTGTTGAGATTGCAAATATCGGTCAATATGATACCTCTTTTCCAGAGGGGAAAAAATTCAAACTAAAAGAGAACACCAAAATAGTATGGGGAGGAAACAGTAATGAGGTACAGTAAAGTGGATGGAACTTGCAGGTGTAATCCAGGTTCTCTGAATGAAGAGACTATATCTCCATCCGTCGTATCTAACATGTACAGTAACTGACCCCAACGATGTCAGTTGCCCCACAAGGGTTTGTCCCTGTTTATGTGAAGTATGCAAGGTGGAGACATAGTCTTGACACAATAGAGACTTTTTGAATAACAAATTTCACCTTTGCAAACATTCCAATGTCATGTCATGCCGATGATATACAAAACAATTGTTGCATTATTgagtttttacatgttttgccTCATTAGGTGCTAAGGTCTGTCTGCAGAGAACCATGCCCACCAGGGACTCGTAAGGCTACAAACAAGTTTAAGCCTGTGTGTTGCTTTGACTGTTTTGAGTGCCCTGAGGGTACAATGAGCAATCAGACAAGTGAGTGAGGATTTTAAAACTGAATTCATTAATCAGTATTGTAGAaggataaatttaaaaaaagattgatagaaagaataaaaaaaatgttttgttttcattttggtgaAATGGTCGTATTTCTGTATGGCTTCACTTTCACAGATTCTCCAGACTGTTTGATCTGTCCACCAGAATTTTGGCCTAATGAAAAGAAAGATAAGTGTCTTCCAAAACCAACTGAATACCTTTCTTACAAAGAGATCATGGGAGCAGTTTTAACTGGATTTGGCTGTGTTGGCATATTTTTATCTCTTCTGAcatcaattatttttttgacCCATAAAGAGACTCCTATTGTAAAAGCTAACAACTCTGAGCTGAGCTTCCTGCTGctattttcattaaaactgtgtttcctgtgttctcTAACCTTCATTGGCCGACCCTCTGAATGGTCCTGCAGGCTCCGACACACAGCATTTAGCATCACCTTTGTCCTCTGTATCTCTTGTGTTCTGGGGAAGACCATAGTGGTTCTAATGGCCTTCAGGGCAACACTTCCTGGCAGCAATGTTATGAAATGGTTTGGGCCTGCACAGCAGAGGCTCAGTGTTCTCACTTTCACCCTCATTCAAGTTGTGATTTGTATTCTTTGGCTGACAATCAACCCTCCATTCCCTAAGAGGAACATGAATTactataaagaaaaaataatcttgGAGTGTGCCCTGGGTTCAGCTGTTGGATTCTGGGCTGTGTTGGGTTATATTGGATTTCTAGCTCTCTTGTGTTTTATACTTGCTTTTCTTGCTAGAAAACTGCCAGACAGCTTTAATGAAGCCAAACTTATCACCTTCAGCATGCTGATATTCTGTGCAGTCTGGATCACATTTATCCCAGCATATGTCAGCTCTCCTGGGAAGTTCACTGTAGCTGTGGAGATATTTGCTATATTGGCCTCCAGTTTTGGTTTGTTGGTGTGTATATTTTTCCCGAAATGTTATATTATTATCTTCAGGCCAGAGCAAAactcaaaaaaacatttgttggGGAAAATACCACCAAGAACTCTTTGATTTGCAATTCACAAGTGCCCTTGAAAAATGGCCTTAATGTTACATGTAATCTAACTTTATAGACCAGCTAGATTGCTTATTCAGGTATTGCAAAAACtcaagacatttttttgtagTACCCTTTATACTTTTTGTGATGTGTTGAATAAACTTAATATTCTGACTCGggtcttttttcccatttataTTTGATCATAAATACTGTAGAGTACATGGAATGTAGTTTGTTACgacatcattttcatattggCCACAAAGTGTAAGTAAGATTCTTTAGTGACATTCAACCAAAAAGTTTCAAATTTTAGTTGTTTAGTGGCGTAACTTAAGTGAAATATTGCAAAAGTTAACAAGACAGGCAACACAAAAGAAATAGCTCCCATTCTCCCCTCTATTGACCATTGCTATCTAAGTGTCCATGAGTAAGgcaattattaattattttttcagtgtGGGCAGTCAGTGGCCCTGTGTAGAAGATCTGCAACACGGGCAGAGAAATTGAGGATCGCAGGAGGGAAATGAGACAGTGCAGGGTACCATGCTTGAAACTCTGGTGAGGTGCAGAGACAGCAGTCCTTTGTCCATCTCTTGAAAAGTAAATTATATCTTACTGCTGACCAGTTAGACACTCTGGTCAGATCTATTTTGGCCATTTACAATTGCTTTGGAACTcaagttttattcatgtattacAGAACAatctttaataattaataaaggACATAAAGTATACTGGTCTTTTTTTATAGTCATGCATGCAGGCTCATGCATCAATTAATGCATTAATTAATAAGTCATTACACTTGTTATAATGTGCTCCCTTCTACAGTTCCCATACTGAATTAACTAAGCTTCCTCTGTGTAATACTAAGGACCACCTTTCACCTCATCTGCAACTACAAAGACCTTTCACTAATCAAGCCAGCTAATCTAAAATTCTTCTGAAAATATTTGTAATTGCTCATGTTTTttggatggttctggtaatccatagTCTCTGTTTGTGGAATAATTTAAGTGTCCACACATCCTCAGCAAGATGGCTGCATGTTCCCAAACACAGGCAGTGCCACACTGCAGCCGCCTCTGAACAGTGTACAGAGGTGATCCACACAAGACCAGGACAACACCTCACATTCTCAccatcacaccagtccttatacACTGTAAAGCACGCCATAGTCCTCTGTTCTGTCAGATCAGCATTGAATAAAAGGAGCCTCCTGGTTGAATGGCACTGTTCAGGATTAAGCAAAGCTTCAGTAAATCAAAGGATATTGCAGTTCCTAagttggaaactgatgcagtGCGGATGTTATCCAGTTTATTTTCCTCATTGTTTACTCACATTTAGATTTGAAAACCTTGACCTGGCTAGCTTACAGCTAGCTAGCAAAAGACGTCAGCAGATTAAAGTTTACAGACTAGTGAGCTGATTTTCACATTGTGATGACTGACTCGCAGCCACATGCCACCACCATGCCatgccaaccacaaaaagcactcCTGAGACTTTAGCAAAGCTGACAGACAGAAGACTGGAAATGTCCTAAGTCATTCAGCAAGTTGATTACAATATAAgtggaataaataaaatggttttTGAGATGGTTTAAAGATGTTTGGGTAACACTTTCTATGAAGGTCAGGTCTATAATGCATTGTGAGCACATTCATAAGACATTATAACGCATTTATAAGGCTTTATAAACATTGTTATAAATGTTAATAATCATGTATGACAACTTATAACAAGGTTTATAAAGTATTATAAGTGGTTACATAATGCATTATAAATTCAGCATTCATAATGCTTTATACTTCCATGCCAAAGTGACGACAGTGTTTGAAAGAAGAATCTGAAGTACTGGGTTACATAGCACATCATAACTTTAGCCAGTTATAAAGACTCAAAGAACTGCTCTGACATATAATAAATGCTTAATTTCTGAAACGGAATAATGCCTTATAAACATGAATAATATGCTACAGGTGACTTTAAGAGCTTTAAGTAAAGTGACAACACTGTATGAAATTATTAGCAAGATACCACTTTCTAATGCTTTACAAACATGAATAATATGCTATAGGATGACTTTAAGAGCTTTAAGTAAAGTGACACCATATATGTTTACTGGCAATAAAACTTTATTACCATCATCATGTTAACATCTTCAACGACAGCTTACAGACAGCTCGAAAGGAATTTGTTTTACTgcaaaaaatgtgcattttaaatgttgGGCTACAGGCAATAAAACATCTTTAGATATCGTAAATCTTTTCAAAATAACTACATCAAAGGTGCATTTTACATGCAAAACTAAGTGAATCTTGTTTTGCTAAATAAAAGTGAAATCCTTAAGGTGGAGTCAGTAGGactttccagttgctgtttgtaaacacagtcaagtGTTGTGGTCAAGCGAGCTAGAGACTGTATAAAGAGAGAGCTGCGCTGGCGGGACAAAAGTCAAAGTAACAGTAAAGCTGGTTAATCTGTGTATCATTCCTTCTTTCCATTTTCAATTGACAATCACaaatcaaaaaattaaaaagtgaaTTGAATCTGATTCCAAAAAAAGGGCTTTCTATTTTAGGCTCAGatcaaaaatattcaaaaatatgaaatggAAAAATGGGTCACAGGAGCGaatttgattttaatatttaattggTCGGGTTTACGTGACTCGGTGTTGTGTTGAACTCTGCTACtctgttgtgatgtgttttttaacCTATATCCCTAAATGTGTCTATTATATCAGGGGGAACACATCCTGACAATGCATCGGTCACGGTGGCAGGGCTAGGGGAAACAAGAGTTCGACACAACACCGGGTCATGTAAATCCAAccaattaaatattaaaatcaaattCTCTCCTGTGGCCCATTTTTCCATTTCATATTTTTGATCTGAGCCTAAAATCTAAAGCATGAAAAACAagccctttttcttttttggtatCAGATTCAAAAACAAATAACCAgtcactttttcattttttgatttGTGATAGTCAATTGAAAATGGAAAGAACAAAATGATACACAGATTCTGGTTCATCAGAGAGAAGCATGTATCTGCAGACCTGCACCTGTGTGTACCTCACTTTTCAACAATTATGCACAGCATATTTCCTAATGTCATGCAACAGCCGGCCGATAATGTGAAATCTGTGATTTCTGCCCAGCCAATATTCCCACTTGATCACTCTTAAATGTTCCTTCAAAAGGTTTGTGGTACGGTTTCCACGGTGCCTCCATACTTCAACCTTGAACGTCTGCCATGCACGTTCCAAGTGCTGAGTGTGGGCTCCAGTGTATGGGTCAACAAAATGtcttttatgacatactgtgtGATGGTCAAACCCTAGATCTGTAAGTGCCCACTTGTAAGCTTGCCATTCATCAGAGACAATTTGTGTGATATTGTAAGATTGTGTGTTTTAACTTCTGTTGCAAACCAAATTGCCCTTAGGGGACAATAAAgattttcaaattcaaattcaaattcaaatttgtgaGCCTCCTCTGACATGACGTATTATGGTTGGCAGGAGATCTTCTCTAGAGCGGCCTCTTCAGTATGGGTCTTCTTGATACTTGCCCCACTTCAAGTAAGCCCAAAACCCACTTCTTTGTCCGGCACCAGGCAGGTCCAACCTGTCCTCTGTTATActgtaaaattaaatattttcagaTGGAGTGAGAAAGCTTTCTTGGAAGCCACTTTTCAACCCAGTTagttacttttttaaatgacactgtAAAATATTACTATTATATTACTATAATATTAACCAAAGTAAAGACAAGATAACAAAGAGGactgtgcacaataataacagtTTCATGATGATAAAGACTAAATAATTTCAGGGTTCCCTCTCttttattgaaattattttCCAGGACTTTTCCAGGACATTTTCAGATGCTACATTATGCAGTACCATACACCAATAAATCCCCTGCCCCCATGCTTTGGAGAAATGttcttttttacagttttacctTACTTTTTGTACATTTACCCAGATTGCTTCTATGTTTATTCCTCTCCCACCCCCAGATGTCTGATTTAAAAGATGTGCAGTCTATGACTATGACATATCTATAAAATAATCTCTTACATTCTTAGAAATTATGAAAAAGGTATCATAGTTCCATCACACCCATAGATTACAGTGTCGTATAACCAActgaaattacaattttatttatttattttttttcaaccatTCCGGAgtcatttgtttatttgcaaCCACTCTGgggtcatcttttttttttttttgcgaccACTCCAGGGtcatagtttattttattttgcgaCCACTCTGGGGTATATTGCATAATCAAGGGTTTTTGCCTGcataaaccacaaaaaaaacttttctggagggactgaatTAAAGACAGCTGAGAACAGACATGTATGCGCAAAACTTTAAGCCTGTTTGCGTTCACTCATAaagcagagagagggatgaTAAATAATTTTCCAGGACAACTCAGGCTTTTCCAGgacatttgacttttttttcctcattttccaTATGTTTTCCTTGACTGGAAAATTGGTCAATCATTTTCCAGATTTTCCAGGTCGCGTGGGGACCCTGAATTTTATAAACTATTAGCCAGGAGCACAGTAATGATAGTCAAATACTGTACTTCAATTATGCAAAatgaacacacaacacatttacaaaagAAATAACTAGCACATACTACTTACTTTCCTCTTGTGGGAGAATTTGCTTTCATCTAACATCACAAAGCAATGTTGTCCACCGATCTTCATGTTACCCTGTCTGATTTTACTGATGGCTGTAATGCAGACCTTGAGAGATGGAAGTTTGATATTAGAGCTTGCTCACATTTGAGACAGGCAAGTTGATCAAAATATTCCACAAGAATATATTCTACTGCTTACAAATTCATTTAAATATCTGCATATATCTGGTATACAGCAATACACTGCTGTGTTGCAGTATACcagacatttttatcacttGTTGTCAAACTTCTGGGTATCCCTCTGCTAATGGGGggataaattaattaaatcatgCAGCTCATCTGggctttccaaatgttatcagttCAAATGGATCAAAATGTtgtagtgaaatgagtcattttgcaggggttg is drawn from Epinephelus fuscoguttatus linkage group LG5, E.fuscoguttatus.final_Chr_v1 and contains these coding sequences:
- the LOC125888573 gene encoding extracellular calcium-sensing receptor-like; this encodes MTAWQPLAILEYRLFCDSPEPPDGQSTPDCHSETTLGTSGNRVRINVPQSIKEPALDLFTVGFKWNDRELKFARTVIFTVAEINRDSKLLPGVSLGYRLYNGCGSENLIRAAIEAVTGDDSKGCSGQIQALLGHSSSGVSEDINIILSPLSIPQVSHLSTCACLSDKRLYPTFFRTVPSDRFQIIGLVQLMEYFDWRWVGIIYSASLYSEKGTAKFTKEAKKVGICVEYTLPYSKTSKSKLEAIVKKLRESSSKVVLLFMSLSYTKSFLSNIENYNITGKQWLGGESWITQADLASVERKSILQGAMGFALPEASIPGLGEFLLSLKPSDEPRSAIIKAFWEKFFDCSFSPSNTTTMCTGTEDLRTISSDYTDVTHFRAENNVYKAVYLVAYALHALLQCKNGSNPTTGKPCVNKNQVQPKLVLEHINYVNFTTQNGAKVFFDENGDSVAQYDLVNWQMKDDGSVEIANIGQYDTSFPEGKKFKLKENTKIVWGGNSNEVLRSVCREPCPPGTRKATNKFKPVCCFDCFECPEGTMSNQTNSPDCLICPPEFWPNEKKDKCLPKPTEYLSYKEIMGAVLTGFGCVGIFLSLLTSIIFLTHKETPIVKANNSELSFLLLFSLKLCFLCSLTFIGRPSEWSCRLRHTAFSITFVLCISCVLGKTIVVLMAFRATLPGSNVMKWFGPAQQRLSVLTFTLIQVVICILWLTINPPFPKRNMNYYKEKIILECALGSAVGFWAVLGYIGFLALLCFILAFLARKLPDSFNEAKLITFSMLIFCAVWITFIPAYVSSPGKFTVAVEIFAILASSFGLLVCIFFPKCYIIIFRPEQNSKKHLLGKIPPRTL